In Streptomyces sp. NBC_00306, a single genomic region encodes these proteins:
- a CDS encoding LacI family DNA-binding transcriptional regulator produces MASIKDVAAEAGVSVATVSRVLNSHPSVSPGARARVLAAVDTLGYRPNAVARSLRTDQTRTLGLVISDVLNPYFTELARFVEEEARALGYSVIIGNADERPELQDHHVRTLLDRRIDGLLVSPADGRSPLTLDAARGGTPMVFVDRWIPGVDVPVVRSDGRQAIRDLVGHLHGLGHRRLAIIAGPAATTTGRERVDAFRDALREHGLPLIDAYIGQGDFQAESGRRATEAFLALAEPPEVVFAADNLMALGALDAIRGHGLRVPMDIGLAAFDDIPWFLHTDPPITAISQPTAELARAAVRALADVIEGRPPSSVSLPARLVVRRSCGESGAHAEAPGTPGTPEIPEVPETPDHPASQRSNL; encoded by the coding sequence ATGGCGAGCATCAAGGATGTCGCGGCCGAGGCCGGAGTCTCCGTTGCCACGGTCTCCCGCGTCCTCAACAGCCATCCCTCCGTCAGCCCCGGGGCGCGGGCCCGCGTCCTCGCCGCCGTCGACACGCTCGGTTACCGGCCGAACGCCGTGGCCCGGTCCCTGCGCACCGATCAGACCCGCACCCTCGGCCTCGTGATCAGTGACGTGCTCAATCCGTACTTCACCGAGCTGGCCCGCTTCGTCGAGGAGGAGGCCCGCGCGCTCGGCTACAGCGTGATCATCGGCAACGCCGACGAGCGGCCCGAGCTCCAGGACCACCATGTACGGACCCTGCTCGACCGCCGCATCGACGGTCTGCTCGTCTCGCCCGCGGACGGACGGTCCCCGCTGACGCTGGACGCGGCACGCGGCGGCACCCCGATGGTCTTCGTCGACCGCTGGATTCCGGGCGTCGACGTGCCCGTGGTGCGCTCCGACGGCCGGCAGGCCATCCGGGACCTCGTCGGCCACCTGCACGGCCTGGGCCACCGCAGACTCGCCATCATCGCGGGTCCCGCGGCCACCACCACCGGACGCGAGCGCGTCGACGCCTTCCGCGACGCGCTGCGCGAGCACGGGCTCCCGCTGATCGACGCGTACATCGGACAGGGCGACTTCCAGGCCGAGAGCGGCCGCCGTGCCACCGAGGCGTTCCTGGCGCTCGCCGAGCCGCCCGAGGTGGTCTTCGCCGCCGACAATCTGATGGCACTCGGAGCTCTGGACGCCATCCGTGGACACGGCCTGCGCGTACCGATGGACATCGGGCTCGCCGCCTTCGACGACATCCCGTGGTTCCTGCACACCGATCCACCGATCACGGCGATCTCCCAGCCCACCGCCGAGCTCGCCAGAGCCGCCGTCCGGGCGCTGGCCGACGTGATCGAGGGCAGACCCCCGAGCTCCGTCAGCCTCCCCGCGCGTCTGGTCGTACGCCGCTCCTGCGGTGAGAGCGGCGCGCATGCCGAAGCCCCCGGCACCCCCGGCACCCCCGAGATCCCGGAAGTCCCCGAAACCCCCGACCACCCCGCGAGCCAGAGGAGCAACTTGTGA
- a CDS encoding DUF6131 family protein, with protein sequence MIILGLILLIIGAIAGIGILWTIGLILIAVGAALWILGKVGHAVGGRQHYW encoded by the coding sequence ATGATCATTCTCGGTCTCATCCTGCTCATCATCGGTGCCATCGCGGGCATAGGCATCCTGTGGACCATCGGGCTCATTCTGATCGCAGTCGGAGCCGCACTGTGGATTCTGGGAAAGGTGGGCCACGCCGTCGGCGGTCGCCAGCACTACTGGTGA
- a CDS encoding lamin tail domain-containing protein, which produces MLHTRSIAAAAVTACLGGLVLMPTPSQAAPGSVHLYKIYYDSPGSDTRTNTSLTNEWVQIRNTTAAAVSLTGWTLVDAANHRYVFGAYTLGKGKTVTIRTGKGTNTATNRYQGRAAYVWNNDRDTATLKRSTGATVDTCAYNSTKVDYKMC; this is translated from the coding sequence ATGCTCCACACCCGTTCCATCGCCGCTGCCGCTGTCACCGCGTGTCTCGGCGGCCTTGTCCTGATGCCGACGCCGTCCCAGGCGGCGCCCGGCTCGGTGCACCTGTACAAGATCTACTACGACAGCCCCGGCTCGGACACCCGCACCAACACCAGTCTCACCAACGAGTGGGTGCAGATCCGCAACACCACCGCCGCGGCCGTCAGCCTCACCGGCTGGACACTCGTGGATGCGGCCAACCACCGGTACGTCTTCGGTGCCTACACCCTCGGCAAGGGCAAGACGGTGACCATCCGCACCGGCAAGGGCACCAACACCGCGACCAACCGGTACCAGGGCCGGGCGGCCTACGTGTGGAACAACGACCGGGACACGGCGACCCTCAAGAGGTCCACCGGGGCGACCGTCGACACCTGTGCCTACAACTCCACCAAGGTCGACTACAAGATGTGCTGA
- a CDS encoding DUF4397 domain-containing protein, translated as MNSRTPAAVVASLGVCALALGAAAPAGAADRSADQAMVSVFHAVPGLTVDVYANGDELLGDFEPGTLTEPQALAAGSYDLKVFKAGEGPDGTPAIQKTIDVPAGANATVVAHLSADGTPELDAFVNNVSKVPPEKARLTVRHVAAAPAVDVRAGGTPLFTGLVNPREATAEVDPGTVSTDVVLAGTDTVAIGPADLKLAEGTGNVVYAWGSAADKNLALKVQSLDGMQSTPGASAGSTSAMGVTNSSDSWLVWSAAAGITTLAGALVLSRRARERA; from the coding sequence ATGAATTCCCGTACCCCCGCAGCAGTCGTCGCCTCCCTCGGCGTATGTGCACTGGCACTCGGTGCCGCCGCTCCTGCCGGCGCCGCTGACCGGAGCGCGGACCAGGCCATGGTCTCCGTCTTCCACGCCGTCCCGGGCCTGACGGTGGACGTCTACGCGAACGGTGACGAACTCCTGGGCGACTTCGAGCCCGGCACACTCACCGAGCCGCAGGCCCTCGCCGCCGGCTCCTACGATCTGAAGGTCTTCAAGGCGGGCGAGGGCCCCGACGGCACGCCCGCGATCCAGAAGACGATCGACGTGCCGGCCGGCGCCAATGCGACGGTCGTCGCCCATCTGTCGGCCGACGGCACACCTGAGCTCGACGCCTTCGTCAACAACGTCTCCAAGGTGCCGCCCGAAAAGGCACGGCTGACGGTACGTCATGTCGCGGCGGCACCCGCCGTGGACGTACGAGCCGGCGGAACACCGCTGTTCACCGGGCTGGTCAACCCTCGTGAGGCCACCGCCGAGGTGGACCCGGGCACGGTCTCCACCGACGTCGTGCTCGCCGGCACCGACACGGTCGCCATCGGACCCGCGGACCTGAAGCTGGCCGAGGGAACCGGCAACGTCGTCTACGCCTGGGGCAGCGCCGCCGACAAGAACCTCGCCCTCAAGGTGCAGTCGTTGGACGGCATGCAGTCCACCCCGGGTGCTTCGGCCGGGAGCACGAGTGCCATGGGCGTGACCAACTCCTCGGACTCCTGGCTCGTGTGGAGCGCGGCCGCGGGGATCACCACTCTGGCGGGCGCGCTCGTCCTGAGCCGTCGGGCCCGCGAGCGTGCCTGA
- a CDS encoding sugar ABC transporter ATP-binding protein: MSHPDELLRIEGLRKTFPGVVALDAVDFDLRRGEVHVLLGENGAGKSTLIKMLSGAYRPDSGRILADGREVRIHSTQDAERLGIATIYQEFNLVPDLTVAENIFLGRQPRRFGMIDRRRMETDAAALLDRVGLRVSPGALVRELGIARLQMVEIAKALSLDARVLIMDEPTAVLTSEEVDQLFRIVRQLREDGVGIVFITHHLEEIAALGDRVTVLRDGRSIDEVPASTPEAELVRLMVGRSIDQQYPRQRPEVGEPLLSVRGLTRGGVFHDVSFEVRAGEVVGLAGLVGAGRTEIARAVFGADPYDTGTVDVRGTQLRGHDVNAAMRAGIGLVPEDRKGQGLVLDATVQENLGLVTLRSATRAGLVDLKAQRVAAARIAEQLGVRMAGLGQHVRTLSGGNQQKVVIGKWLLADTRVLILDEPTRGVDVGAKVEIYQLINELTASGHAVLMISSDLPEVLGMSDRVLVMAQGRIAGELTAHEATQDAVMALAVSAPPTTTPAQNDAVNEEGPRGQ; this comes from the coding sequence GTGAGCCACCCCGACGAGTTGCTGCGCATCGAAGGACTGCGCAAGACGTTCCCCGGCGTCGTCGCCCTCGACGCCGTCGACTTCGACCTGCGCCGCGGTGAGGTGCACGTCCTGCTCGGCGAGAACGGAGCCGGCAAGAGCACCCTCATCAAGATGCTCTCCGGCGCCTACCGCCCCGACAGCGGACGCATCCTCGCCGACGGGCGCGAGGTCCGTATCCACAGCACCCAGGACGCCGAACGGCTCGGGATCGCGACCATCTACCAGGAGTTCAACCTGGTCCCCGATCTCACGGTCGCCGAGAACATCTTCCTCGGCCGTCAGCCGCGGCGGTTCGGGATGATCGACCGCCGCCGCATGGAGACGGACGCGGCCGCGCTGCTGGACCGCGTCGGACTGCGGGTCTCCCCGGGCGCCCTCGTCCGCGAACTGGGCATCGCTCGGCTCCAGATGGTCGAGATCGCCAAGGCACTGAGTCTCGACGCCCGCGTCCTGATCATGGACGAGCCGACCGCCGTGCTCACCTCCGAGGAGGTGGACCAGCTCTTCCGTATCGTGCGGCAACTGCGCGAGGACGGCGTGGGTATCGTCTTCATCACCCACCACCTCGAGGAGATCGCGGCACTCGGCGACCGGGTGACCGTCCTGCGGGACGGCCGCAGCATCGACGAGGTCCCCGCGTCGACCCCCGAGGCCGAACTCGTACGGCTGATGGTGGGCCGGAGCATCGACCAGCAGTATCCCCGGCAACGCCCCGAGGTGGGCGAGCCGTTGCTGTCGGTGCGCGGACTCACCCGGGGCGGCGTCTTCCACGACGTCAGCTTCGAGGTGCGCGCCGGTGAGGTCGTCGGCCTCGCCGGGCTCGTCGGCGCGGGCCGCACCGAGATCGCCCGGGCCGTCTTCGGCGCCGACCCCTACGACACGGGCACGGTCGACGTGCGCGGCACACAGCTCCGCGGGCACGACGTGAACGCCGCCATGCGGGCCGGCATCGGCCTCGTCCCCGAGGACCGCAAGGGCCAGGGGCTGGTGCTCGACGCCACGGTGCAGGAGAACCTGGGCCTGGTCACCCTGCGCTCGGCCACCCGCGCCGGACTCGTCGATCTGAAGGCGCAGCGCGTCGCGGCCGCCCGGATCGCCGAGCAACTGGGCGTGCGGATGGCGGGCCTCGGCCAGCACGTCCGCACCCTGTCCGGCGGCAACCAGCAGAAGGTCGTCATCGGCAAATGGCTCCTCGCCGACACCAGAGTGCTGATCCTCGACGAACCGACGCGCGGAGTCGACGTCGGCGCGAAGGTCGAGATCTACCAGCTCATCAACGAGCTGACCGCTTCCGGTCACGCCGTCCTGATGATCTCCAGCGACCTCCCCGAGGTCCTCGGCATGAGCGACCGGGTGCTCGTCATGGCGCAGGGCCGCATCGCCGGTGAACTCACCGCACACGAAGCCACCCAGGACGCGGTGATGGCGCTCGCCGTCAGCGCACCACCCACGACAACCCCCGCACAGAACGACGCAGTGAACGAGGAGGGCCCCCGTGGCCAGTGA
- a CDS encoding ABC transporter permease/substrate-binding protein, translating into MASDTLKNDTGKSGASASTLRRILLDNGALTALVVLVVAMSLLSGDFLTTQNLLNVGVQAAVTAILAFGVTFVIVSAGIDLSVGSVAALSATVLAWIATSEGLPVWLAVLLAIGTGLACGLVNGALISYGKLPPFIATLAMLSIGRGLSLVISQGSPIAFPDSISVLGDTLGGWLPVPVLVMIGMGLITALILGRTYIGRSMYAIGGNEEAARLSGLRVKRQKLVIYALSGLFAAVAGIVLASRLVSAQPQAAQGYELDAIAAVVIGGASLAGGVGKASGTLIGALILAVLRNGLNLLSVSAFWQQVVIGVVIALAVLLDTLRRRTGTTAAAAGAPGTGGPGSGKRGALKLGVAAVCVAAVVGGVSLLNPGGSGTTTKIGMSLSTLNNPFFVQMKDGAQAEAKAAGVDITVTDAQNDASQQANQLQNFTSSGVKSVIVNPVDSDAVGPAVRTANKAGIPVIAADRGVNKAETATLVASDNIAGGKLAAKTLADKLGGKGTIVVLQGTAGTSASRERGAGFAEGLKAYPGIKVVAKQPADFDRTKGLDVMTNLLQANPGINGVFAENDEMALGAVKALGAKAGTSVSVVGFDGTPDGLKAVQAGTLYASVAQQPRELGKIAVQNAVKAAQGKEVSSTVKVPVKVVTKANVDDFS; encoded by the coding sequence GTGGCCAGTGACACGCTCAAGAACGACACGGGCAAGAGCGGCGCCTCCGCCTCGACCCTGCGCCGGATCCTGCTCGACAACGGCGCCCTGACCGCCCTCGTGGTCCTGGTGGTGGCGATGTCGCTGCTCTCCGGCGACTTCCTGACCACCCAGAACCTCCTCAACGTCGGCGTCCAGGCGGCCGTCACCGCGATCCTCGCGTTCGGCGTTACTTTCGTCATCGTCTCGGCGGGCATCGACCTGTCGGTCGGATCGGTGGCGGCGCTCAGCGCCACGGTCCTCGCCTGGATCGCGACGTCCGAGGGACTACCGGTCTGGCTCGCGGTCCTCCTCGCGATCGGCACAGGCCTGGCCTGCGGCCTCGTCAACGGTGCCCTCATCTCCTACGGCAAACTGCCGCCCTTCATCGCCACGTTGGCCATGCTGTCGATCGGCCGCGGACTGTCCCTGGTCATCTCCCAGGGCAGCCCGATCGCTTTTCCCGACTCCATCTCCGTGCTGGGCGACACGCTCGGCGGCTGGCTGCCCGTCCCGGTCCTCGTGATGATCGGCATGGGCCTGATCACCGCACTGATCCTCGGCCGCACCTACATCGGCCGCTCGATGTACGCCATCGGCGGCAACGAGGAGGCGGCCCGCCTCTCGGGCCTGCGCGTCAAGCGACAGAAGCTCGTCATCTACGCCCTGTCCGGTCTCTTCGCGGCCGTCGCCGGAATCGTCCTCGCCTCCCGGCTCGTCTCCGCACAGCCCCAGGCCGCGCAGGGCTACGAACTCGACGCGATCGCCGCGGTCGTCATCGGCGGCGCCAGCCTGGCCGGCGGAGTGGGCAAGGCGTCGGGCACGCTCATCGGCGCGCTCATCCTCGCCGTGCTGCGCAACGGTCTCAACCTCCTCTCCGTCTCCGCCTTCTGGCAGCAGGTCGTCATCGGTGTCGTCATCGCCCTGGCCGTCCTGCTCGACACCCTGCGCCGGCGCACCGGAACCACGGCGGCGGCCGCGGGCGCTCCCGGCACCGGCGGTCCGGGAAGCGGGAAACGCGGTGCGCTGAAGCTCGGCGTGGCCGCCGTGTGTGTCGCGGCCGTCGTCGGTGGTGTGTCCCTGCTCAACCCCGGCGGCTCCGGGACCACCACGAAGATCGGGATGTCGCTCTCCACTCTCAACAATCCGTTCTTCGTGCAGATGAAGGACGGCGCGCAGGCGGAGGCCAAGGCCGCGGGTGTCGACATCACGGTCACCGACGCCCAGAACGACGCTTCGCAACAGGCCAACCAGCTCCAGAACTTCACCAGTTCCGGCGTGAAGTCCGTCATCGTGAACCCCGTCGACTCGGACGCGGTCGGCCCGGCGGTCCGGACCGCCAACAAGGCGGGCATCCCGGTGATCGCCGCCGACCGCGGTGTCAACAAGGCCGAGACCGCGACCCTCGTGGCGTCCGACAACATCGCGGGTGGCAAGCTCGCGGCGAAGACGCTCGCCGACAAGCTCGGCGGCAAGGGCACGATCGTCGTTCTCCAGGGCACGGCCGGCACCTCCGCGAGCCGGGAACGCGGCGCGGGCTTCGCCGAGGGCCTCAAGGCCTACCCGGGCATCAAGGTCGTCGCGAAGCAGCCTGCGGACTTCGACCGCACCAAGGGGTTGGACGTCATGACCAACCTCCTCCAGGCCAACCCCGGCATCAACGGTGTCTTCGCCGAGAACGACGAGATGGCGCTCGGCGCGGTCAAGGCGCTCGGAGCCAAGGCGGGCACGTCCGTGTCCGTGGTGGGCTTCGACGGAACTCCCGACGGCCTCAAGGCGGTTCAGGCGGGCACGCTGTACGCCTCGGTCGCCCAGCAGCCCAGGGAGCTCGGGAAGATCGCCGTCCAGAACGCGGTGAAGGCCGCACAGGGCAAGGAAGTGAGCAGCACGGTGAAGGTGCCCGTGAAGGTCGTCACCAAGGCGAACGTCGACGACTTCTCCTGA
- a CDS encoding glycoside hydrolase family 15 protein, with protein MTTARAQEPTDSDPNGYLPIAEHGLIGDLRTAALVGTNGRIDWFCAPRFDSPSVFGSLLDAQRGGYWEIRPMCESVTHHQFYFPDTNILLTRMLTEHGIVEVQDFMPILREKDPDHRQRLVRRVVNVRGHMTMSVRIAPRLDYGREMPRTQRTTQGVRFSGREISLSVRSTVDLELDATDAHARFVLREGETALFILETADDEDDTTSDPVEATAADELFDATVTYWRQWLKQSTYTGRWREMVHRSALTLKMMTHEPTGAIIAAPTLGLPEQLGGRRNWDYRYVWIRDAAFSLYAMVRLGFTQEAQEFIDWLAARLRNATNGAAGPLRVMYSIDGDAILPEETLDHLEGYRGSHPVRIGNGASGQCQLDIYGELIDSIYLFNKYGAGISHDSWSDLCGILDWLLKNWDGADESIWETRAGQQNHTYSRLMCWVALERMVRMARQRGLPGDLVRWMRVRDEIYDQIMARGWNPEERTFVQRLSDDDGHPKTIMDASLLLMPMVKFLSPTDPRFRSTVEAIERRLVVDSLVFRYNPEEAPDGLDGSEGTFSICSFWWVEALVRMGEVERARLALEKMFTYANHVGLYAEQIGLTGEHLGNFPQAFTHLALISSAINLDHRMS; from the coding sequence ATGACCACAGCGCGAGCACAGGAGCCCACGGACAGCGACCCGAACGGGTATCTGCCGATCGCCGAACACGGCCTGATCGGCGATCTGCGCACGGCGGCCCTGGTGGGCACCAACGGACGGATCGACTGGTTCTGCGCTCCGCGGTTCGACTCCCCCAGCGTCTTCGGCTCCCTGCTCGACGCACAGCGTGGCGGCTACTGGGAGATCAGGCCGATGTGCGAGAGCGTCACCCACCACCAGTTCTACTTTCCCGACACGAACATCCTCCTCACCCGGATGCTCACCGAGCACGGCATCGTCGAGGTCCAGGACTTCATGCCCATCCTCCGGGAGAAGGACCCCGACCACCGGCAGCGCCTCGTGCGGCGGGTGGTCAATGTACGAGGCCACATGACGATGTCCGTGCGGATCGCACCGCGACTGGACTACGGCCGCGAAATGCCTCGCACCCAGCGGACCACCCAGGGCGTACGGTTCTCGGGCCGGGAGATCAGCCTCTCGGTGCGGTCCACGGTCGACCTGGAGCTCGATGCGACCGACGCCCACGCCCGGTTCGTCCTCCGCGAGGGCGAGACGGCGCTCTTCATCCTGGAGACGGCCGACGACGAGGACGACACGACGTCGGACCCGGTGGAGGCCACCGCCGCCGACGAGCTCTTCGATGCCACGGTGACGTACTGGCGCCAGTGGCTGAAGCAGTCGACCTACACCGGCCGTTGGCGTGAGATGGTCCACCGCTCGGCCCTGACGCTGAAGATGATGACCCATGAACCGACGGGCGCGATCATCGCCGCGCCCACCCTCGGGCTGCCCGAACAACTCGGCGGCCGGCGCAACTGGGACTACCGCTATGTGTGGATCAGGGATGCCGCGTTCTCCCTGTACGCGATGGTGCGCCTCGGATTCACGCAGGAGGCGCAGGAGTTCATCGACTGGCTCGCCGCGCGCCTGCGCAACGCGACGAACGGCGCCGCGGGACCGCTGCGCGTCATGTACTCGATCGACGGAGACGCGATCCTCCCCGAGGAGACGCTCGACCACCTGGAGGGGTACCGGGGATCGCATCCGGTGCGTATCGGCAACGGAGCGAGCGGTCAGTGCCAACTGGACATCTACGGCGAGCTGATCGACTCGATCTATCTGTTCAACAAGTACGGCGCGGGCATCTCGCACGACAGCTGGTCCGACCTCTGCGGCATCCTCGACTGGCTGCTGAAGAACTGGGACGGCGCCGACGAAAGCATCTGGGAGACGAGGGCGGGGCAGCAGAACCACACCTACTCACGGCTCATGTGCTGGGTCGCGCTCGAGCGCATGGTCAGAATGGCCCGCCAGCGGGGTCTGCCCGGGGACCTGGTCCGATGGATGCGGGTCCGCGACGAGATCTACGACCAGATCATGGCGCGAGGCTGGAATCCGGAAGAGCGCACGTTCGTCCAGCGGCTCTCCGACGACGACGGTCACCCGAAGACGATCATGGATGCGTCCCTGCTGCTCATGCCGATGGTCAAGTTCCTCTCCCCGACCGATCCGCGGTTCCGGTCGACCGTCGAGGCCATCGAGCGCCGACTGGTGGTGGACAGTCTGGTGTTCCGCTACAACCCGGAAGAGGCACCGGACGGACTGGACGGGAGCGAGGGGACGTTCTCCATCTGCTCGTTCTGGTGGGTCGAGGCACTGGTGCGCATGGGCGAGGTGGAGCGTGCCCGGCTCGCACTCGAGAAGATGTTCACCTACGCCAACCATGTGGGTCTCTACGCCGAGCAGATCGGGCTGACGGGCGAGCATCTGGGCAACTTCCCGCAGGCGTTCACGCACCTCGCCCTCATCAGCTCGGCGATCAACCTCGACCACCGGATGAGCTGA
- a CDS encoding PRC-barrel domain-containing protein encodes MSENIWGYQPTTGYTPGHSLVGFKVEATDGHIGKVDKHSDDVGAAYLVVDTGVWIFGKHVLLPAGTVVRVDAAEEKIYVDRTKEQIKDAPEFDKDKHIGDAGYHDEIGGYYGRPLA; translated from the coding sequence ATGAGCGAGAACATCTGGGGCTACCAGCCGACGACCGGATACACCCCGGGCCACAGCCTGGTGGGATTCAAGGTCGAGGCGACGGACGGTCACATCGGCAAGGTCGACAAGCACTCCGACGACGTGGGTGCGGCCTACCTGGTGGTCGACACCGGCGTCTGGATCTTCGGCAAGCATGTCCTGCTGCCGGCCGGCACCGTCGTCCGCGTCGACGCCGCCGAGGAGAAGATCTACGTCGACAGGACCAAGGAGCAGATCAAGGACGCTCCCGAGTTCGACAAGGACAAGCACATCGGCGACGCGGGCTACCACGACGAGATCGGCGGCTACTACGGCCGTCCCCTCGCCTGA
- a CDS encoding ribokinase, translating to MHDHGPHDLLVIGSANADLVIGVERRPAPGETVLGSDLSVHPGGKGANQAVAAARLGARAALVARVGDDDHGRLLLRSQKAAGVDTAGVLVGGAPTGVALITVDPSGDNSIVVSPGANARLTPADVRAAEDLLAAARVISVQLEIPLDTVAEVVAVLPPTARLVLNPSPPAPLPPDVLAACDPLVLNEHEARFILGPSAGATPEEWAAGLLAIGPRSVVITLGAQGAFVADTRTGAAVHVPSPRVEAVDTTGAGDAFTAALAWRIGLGEPLATAASFAVRVGAAAVTGQGAQESFPTAEEVAAL from the coding sequence ATGCACGACCACGGCCCCCACGACCTGCTGGTCATCGGGTCGGCCAACGCCGACCTGGTGATCGGGGTCGAACGCCGCCCGGCGCCGGGGGAGACGGTGCTCGGCTCCGACCTGTCCGTCCACCCGGGCGGAAAGGGCGCCAACCAGGCTGTCGCCGCCGCGCGGCTCGGGGCGCGCGCCGCCCTGGTCGCGCGGGTGGGCGACGACGACCACGGCCGCCTGCTGCTCCGGTCGCAGAAGGCGGCGGGTGTCGACACCGCGGGCGTCCTCGTCGGCGGCGCGCCGACCGGCGTCGCGCTGATCACCGTGGACCCGTCGGGGGACAACAGCATCGTGGTGTCGCCCGGCGCGAACGCCCGGCTGACACCGGCGGATGTCAGGGCGGCCGAGGACCTCCTCGCCGCAGCACGCGTGATCTCGGTCCAGCTGGAGATCCCGCTGGACACGGTCGCCGAAGTGGTGGCCGTACTGCCGCCGACGGCCCGTCTCGTCCTGAACCCCTCCCCGCCCGCACCGCTTCCGCCCGACGTGCTCGCGGCGTGCGACCCCCTGGTCCTCAACGAGCACGAGGCGCGCTTCATCCTGGGCCCCTCCGCGGGAGCCACACCCGAGGAGTGGGCCGCGGGACTCCTGGCCATCGGCCCGCGCTCGGTCGTCATCACGCTCGGCGCACAGGGGGCGTTCGTCGCCGACACCCGGACGGGCGCTGCCGTGCACGTGCCGAGCCCGCGGGTGGAGGCGGTCGACACCACCGGCGCCGGGGACGCGTTCACGGCCGCCCTGGCGTGGCGGATCGGCCTCGGTGAGCCACTCGCCACCGCGGCCTCCTTCGCCGTGCGGGTGGGCGCCGCAGCCGTCACCGGGCAGGGCGCACAGGAATCGTTTCCCACGGCCGAGGAGGTCGCTGCCCTGTGA
- a CDS encoding TspO/MBR family protein: MRLISERTDPGTRVRWKYYVAAGTAVAATAVAGSAAVDPTASWYRALSKPRWQPPPWVFGAVWTPLYASIAWAGGRALDRASPPDRKPLAIGLAVNLTLNAAWNWLFFRARSPRAGLLGTLALDLSNTHLLVRTALSSRSAGAALVPYAAWCAFATVLSADLARRNPRGSGLRPA, from the coding sequence ATGAGGCTGATCAGTGAGCGCACCGACCCCGGTACACGCGTCCGGTGGAAGTACTACGTGGCCGCGGGGACCGCGGTCGCGGCGACGGCCGTCGCGGGATCGGCAGCCGTCGACCCGACGGCATCCTGGTACCGGGCCCTGTCCAAGCCGCGGTGGCAGCCGCCCCCGTGGGTGTTCGGCGCCGTTTGGACACCGCTGTACGCGAGCATCGCCTGGGCGGGCGGCCGTGCCCTCGACCGGGCCTCACCCCCGGACCGGAAGCCCCTGGCGATCGGCCTGGCCGTGAATCTCACCCTCAACGCGGCCTGGAACTGGCTGTTCTTCCGGGCGCGGAGCCCGCGCGCCGGCCTCCTCGGCACCCTGGCGCTGGACCTGAGCAACACCCATCTGCTCGTCCGCACCGCGCTCAGCAGCCGCTCGGCGGGCGCCGCGCTCGTGCCGTACGCCGCTTGGTGCGCGTTCGCCACCGTCCTCAGCGCCGACCTGGCACGCCGCAACCCCAGGGGGTCCGGGCTGCGGCCGGCATGA
- the rbsD gene encoding D-ribose pyranase, protein MKKTGILNRHLAGALAELGHGDLVLVCDAGMPVPDGPRVVDLAFRAGIPSFADVLDGLLDELVIEGATAAREVTEANPEAARLLAQRLPALDFITHDELKARSATARLVVRTGEARPYANVLLRCGVFF, encoded by the coding sequence GTGAAGAAGACAGGCATTCTGAACCGCCACCTGGCGGGCGCGCTGGCGGAACTGGGGCACGGCGATCTGGTGCTGGTCTGTGACGCCGGTATGCCCGTCCCCGACGGCCCGCGCGTGGTGGATCTCGCGTTCCGGGCAGGAATCCCGTCGTTCGCGGATGTGCTGGACGGCCTGCTGGACGAGCTGGTGATCGAGGGAGCTACGGCGGCCCGAGAGGTCACCGAGGCCAACCCCGAGGCCGCCCGTCTCCTCGCGCAACGGCTGCCGGCTCTGGACTTCATCACCCACGACGAGCTGAAGGCGCGCTCGGCGACGGCCCGTCTGGTGGTACGCACGGGAGAGGCGCGGCCCTACGCGAACGTGCTGCTGAGGTGCGGCGTCTTCTTCTGA
- a CDS encoding ACT domain-containing protein has translation MSGERDLRKLLSGMRPELNPGRYVFTSVVGGVPRGVTPVVTVTEPEGLTLVLPVEEADAAGLAYDYIAGWITLRVHSALDAVGLTAAVAGELADAGLSCNVVAGFHHDHLFVAHARAGEALGLLENLVRRSG, from the coding sequence ATGAGTGGTGAGCGGGACCTTCGGAAACTGCTGAGCGGTATGCGCCCCGAGCTGAACCCCGGGCGTTATGTGTTCACCTCGGTCGTCGGCGGTGTCCCCCGGGGCGTCACCCCCGTGGTCACGGTCACGGAGCCGGAGGGGCTGACGTTGGTGCTTCCCGTGGAGGAGGCCGACGCGGCGGGCCTGGCCTACGACTACATCGCGGGCTGGATCACCCTGCGTGTCCACTCCGCCCTGGATGCCGTGGGACTGACCGCCGCGGTCGCCGGTGAACTCGCCGACGCGGGCCTGAGCTGCAACGTCGTCGCCGGATTCCATCACGACCACCTCTTCGTCGCCCACGCGCGCGCGGGCGAGGCGCTCGGTCTGCTGGAGAACCTTGTGCGGCGTTCCGGATGA